In one Bacteroidales bacterium genomic region, the following are encoded:
- a CDS encoding YbjQ family protein translates to MILSTTHTVPGREIAEILGLVRGSTVRARNVGRDIVAGLKNIVGGEIEEYTQLQADAREQALQRMIDDARSLNADAVVGIQISTAMVARGAAEILFYGTAIKLK, encoded by the coding sequence ATGATTCTTTCAACAACACACACTGTTCCCGGAAGGGAAATCGCTGAAATACTTGGTCTGGTGCGAGGAAGCACTGTAAGAGCCCGTAACGTAGGCCGTGATATAGTGGCCGGACTGAAAAACATTGTAGGCGGCGAAATAGAAGAATACACCCAATTGCAGGCCGATGCCCGCGAGCAGGCCCTCCAGCGTATGATAGATGACGCCCGCAGTCTAAACGCCGATGCAGTTGTAGGAATACAAATATCAACCGCTATGGTAGCACGCGGGGCCGCAGAAATTCTATTTTATGGAACTGCAATAAAACTTAAATAA